A single Rhopalosiphum padi isolate XX-2018 chromosome 4, ASM2088224v1, whole genome shotgun sequence DNA region contains:
- the LOC132928954 gene encoding uncharacterized protein LOC132928954, whose product MIQINLIFDYITSILTKQPFEFNHEKSMYINVLSELRSLEKYHQSILDIKERIIKADIVYKYLGTDEEKSDNNFIYYKESLNSQPVKSMELKLKKKKAIIESKQKILNILITTYLFQRLSKRKIKGEIEQARLMFLEVNNALDTSLNVQNKLLSQNTSNKAKIAEILVQINSIESQLKKRVSDFKLSVNELETSIKEVSKEIFSDFEFKYNEKEYIKQKFSIINPEFSFFNKYKEVREIIDSLEQTNVLKPINSFTHSKSLLYDVDWTDFLITHNLLNETILINLQQNYNTVTSLNTLMNNINFMEQEIIANLKNATYFINNVRSKRDVNTQVLKKLNDELFESKKRNKLMMKSYENSDDLEVEYIKNIHNLENTIHKSNIQLTVTSKNIKKLYDDLECLDSLFQTTKKKYTDQLMSGSYLVELRNDKQPSKVTLLYEKLKINQNRHNELLTKRKEIIVDEFNKKKTTSEAIVRKKSNDIIGSRNVIASYENNIKTYKKFILQFTDINVSIENAIKVHQNIHGKLEQLENEEIELTGSNNMYINEIDELNKEVELIKISSKRDELKIQSQIDNLNEKLQQITSANESLKMELNKNKI is encoded by the exons ATGATccagattaatttaatttttgattatatcaCATCGATATTAacaa aaCAACCTTTTGAGTTTAATCATGAAAAAAGTATGTACATTAATGTATTAAGTGAACTTAGATCATTAGAAAAATACCATCAATCGATTTTGGATATCAAAGAACGAATTATTAAAGCAGACATAGTGTACAAATATTTAGGAACTGATGAAGAAAAATCAgaca ataattttatatattacaaagaGTCATTAAACTCTCAACCAGTAAAATCAATggaactaaaactaaaaaaaaaaaaagctataattgaatcaaaacaaaaaatattaaatatattaattacaacatatttatttcagag actGTCGAAGAGAAAAATCAAAGGAGAAATTGAACAAGCTAGACTTATGTTTCTTGAAGTTAATAATGCATTAGATACATCACTAaacgtacaaaataaattactttcacAAAATACCTCAAATAAGGCAaaa aTTGCAGAAATATTAGtacaaattaattcaattgaAAGTCAATTAAAAAAACGAGTTTCAGATTTTAAGTTAAGCGTTAATGAACTAGAAACAAGTATAAAAGAAGTTTCAAAGGAAATTTTTTcggattttgaatttaaatataatgaaaa agaatatataaaacaaaaattcagtATAATTAACCCGGAATTTAGTTTTTTCAATAAGTATAAAGAAGTAAGGGAAATTATTGATTCTCTTGAACAAACGAATGTATTGAAACCAATAAACTCGTTTACACATAGTAA AAGTTTATTGTATGATGTTGATTGGACTGATTTTCTAATAACTCATAATCTTTTGAATGAAACAATTCTTATAAATTTACAAcag AACTACAATACAGTGACCTCTTTAAATACGTTaatgaacaatataaattttatggaaCAAGAGATTATTGCGA atttaaaaaatgctacttattttattaacaatgttCGATCAAAACGGGATGTAAACACAcaagttttaaaaaagttaaatgacGAATTGTTTGAATCGAAGAAAAGGAATAAGCTCATGATGAAAAGTTATGAAAACAGTGATGATTTAGaagttgaatatattaaaaatattca TAATTTAGAAAATACAATTCACAAGTCTAATATTCAATTGACTGtaacaagtaaaaatatcaaaaagttATATGATGATTTAGAATGCTTAGATTCATTATTccaaacaactaaaaaaaagtacacAGATCAACTGATGAGTGGTTCATATCTAGTAGAGTTACGAAACGACAAACAACCAAGTaag GTGACGTTATTgtatgaaaaactaaaaataaatcagaaCAGACATAACGAATTATTAACAAAGCGGAAAGAAATCATCGtggatgaatttaataaaaaaaaaacaacttctgAAGCAATAGttagaaaaaaatctaatgaTATTATTGGCTCTAGAAATGTAATTGCATCTtatgaaaataacataaaaacatacaaaaaattTATACTACAATTTACAGACATAAATGTATCTATAGAAAATGCTATTAAAG TTCATCAAAATATTCATGGAAAATTAGAACAGTTGGAAAATGAAGAAATAGAACTTACAGGCTCTAAT aatatgtatattaatgaaatcgacgaattaaataaagaagtcgaacttataaaaattagttcaaaacgggatgaattaaaaatacaatctcAAATAGataatttgaatgaaaaacTTCAACAAATAACCAGTGCTAATGAAAGCCTAAAAAtggaattgaataaaaataaaatataa